The Caenorhabditis elegans chromosome I genome includes the window TGGATCGCTCGTGAAATCAATTTGGAAAGAATACGCTATTTGGATTGTTCTATATCATTTGATACTTTTCATATACAGAGTTGTGATGCCAATATTTGGTTGGGCCGAGTAAGCGATTTGTCGTTAtatcaatataaaaataccgcattttttgcagttattgcaaaaaagttattgagAATTGGACGCCTCATCAGGACATGACTATTCCATTGGAGTTCCTGCTCGGTTTCTTCGTTACCACTGTCATCGATCGGTGGAGGAAGGCGTTCCAGAATATTCCGTACATTGAAATGTAAGTTATATGGTAATAGAAAACGTAATGTTCAGAAAGTTTGCTACATTCGgttagttttcaactttttgatagctctacTCACTGCAGAGTTACAGAGATTTGAAGTTGAGAAAGTAGAGAGCATGGTGGTGTGGAGAGTGAGCTGCGTCTCCAACTATAACTCTTCAGGTAGTTGAGCTATCAAAAACTGGCCACCTAACAAAATGTTGcacattttctgtagatcacTTTGCTAGTAGACAATTTTCTGCTAGCTCatccagtttttgaaatatttgtgatTTTCCAGCTGTGCTTTCGCCGTCGCAGCAGCTATTCCGGGACGCATAAgaattatcaacaaaaagCAAAACGAAGTGAGAGCCCCAGGAGGACAAGATCTCCGAGATGTTCCCGCCGTTGAAGTAAATCATCCGGTGCAAAGAGGCCCAGAAGCTCCCGCAGCAGCTCTTCCGATGCCCGGAGCTCCAGAGCGTCCTGCTGTAGCTCTTCCGATGCCCGGAGCTCCAGAGGGTCCTGCAGCAATACAACAACCCTCAGTGGATGTCAAGCTCACAGCCCGACGTACAATCATCAGATACCTCGTTCTCTCGCAAATTTTGCTGTTCCGCGAGATTTCGACCAAAGTGAAGAAAAGATTCGTCGATTTGAAGTGCCTTGTGGATTCcagtaagtttgaaaaaaaaaattacgttatcgtaaattggtttttcagaatttctaacCGATGAGGAGTTGAAAATTCTATCAAAAGAGGTGAAGTGTGATCACTATGACAGCTACTTCTTGCCGATCAACTGGGCTTTTTCGATTCTTCAGGAGCACGTGAGTTtgcatgcctgcctgcctgcctacatggactatttcattttcagaaagtgaAGTCAAACCCTGAATTTATAAATGCATGGAATGTGATCAGAGATTGGCAAGTGAAGCTGTCACTTTTGCGAAACGGGGACTTCATTCCGATTCCACTGGCATACCCGCAAGCCGTGTTTCTAGCTATCCGATTCTACTTCCTGGTCTGTCTGTTCACAAGACAGCACCTCGATATGGATGATAAAAAAtcggttggttttttttttaagttttggcaaattgccaagaGTAGGGCTCCCATGAGGCGCGAAATGCGGGCCTCACGCCGATGCCGCGCGCTGCTCTGCTTGTGCAATGAAGTGCGAAGAGGTAGCTATttggagcggccgacacgttcggggttccgcagcttggcgtgaaatgagtagcttggtgtgtgcgcaacgtagtgcgaagaggcacgtggtgtcagattGTCCGATTACGGCTTGATctaaaaaatgcgggaatttttcccctccgcatttttttgtagatctacgtagatcaagccgaaatgagacactctggcaccacgtgaagAGGTAAttgtttggaagcggccgacacgttcggggttctgCGCCGAACTATATATTCGGATACATGCGGCTTGAGTGAAACCTTGAGGCCGGCGCGGCGACCTCATGGGTGCCCTAGCCAACAGACAGTATAATTTTCTGCTTCAGATTGATTACTATTTCCCACTGATGACGTCATTGCAATTCATCTTCATTGTGGGATGGATGAAAGTCGCCGAAATCCTGCTGAATCCGATGGGTGAAGATGACGATGATTTTGAGTTGAACAACATTATCGATAAGAATCTCTACGTAAGAGTTTTGTGTTTTCTCACatgaatatgaaaattgttcagatTGGACTGGCGATTGTGGATACAGAGTGTGGAAAACATCCGGAAATTGTGAAGGATACAATTGGCAAAGACTGCCTTCCATTCTATCCACAAAACGATGATGATAATGAGAGGAATCGCGCACTTGTCGGCTCGACGAAGAATATCAAGTGAGTTTGATACTTCtatgaaagtttgaaagtttgaaagtcTCGATTTAGTTTGTCTGGACGATCTGACACCCCAGCCGCTTCACCTTCGGTGTTCTATGTCAATATCAATGTCAAGGTCGAGAACCCTACCCCAGTCATTGTCGATGGCGCCCGACCTCCTCCATCTCCACCAGCTCTTCCGCCAGCGCTTCCAAATCCAAATGAAccacctccacctccacctccGGCTGAAGCTCTCCGTGCTGACCAACCTCGTCATTCTCTGATTCATGAAGTGGGCGCCCAAGCTGATCCGGCCGAGGCTAATGGTGCCCAAGCTCTCTCACCCGTGCTTCCAAATCCAAATGAACGTGCTGACGAACATGGTCATTCTCCGGTCATTGACAATGAGGCCCAACCTAGTCCACCTCCGGCCGAGGCCAATCGTGCTCCGATTCCAAATCAACAACCCCAGGTCAATGGTAACGCCGCCCCAGCTTCTCCACGTCAGGCCAAGGTTCCTGACGACCCACATTAACAACCTGTCTTTCCAAATCCCTAGAACCGTTCGGCTACAAAATCTACTCCTGCGTCCAATCTATCAACTTCTACTtgcactttcaaaaaataaaccattTTTATTAATCACAAGCTGTAgtaaataaagttttatgtTTGTTTAacctttttgaataaaaaattctcagtTAGCATCGcaaacttcagaaaatttgctacattttgtcagttgtaaacttttttctatctctCCTCCCCGCAGACTTATAGAAGTTGTTCACCCCTGAAGTTGAGCCACCCTGGCAAGACAGAGGAAGTGTGGCGGCGGGGAGAGtgtagagagagagagtgcgCTGCGTCTCCCCCTCTCACATGCTCTCTTGCGCGAATAGTTTCAAAGGCTTGTAACTCGCTAGGCAGAggagctagaaaaaagttgaaaactgaaaaaatgtaggaaatttttagtagaataatttgaaaagtgtaAAAACCGCTATGCTTCAACTTCAAACCCCTGTAACTTTGCCGAGAGAAAtgctagaaaaaattgaaaaatgtgaaaatgtagCAAACATCGTGTAGtttgataaaacattttatttactATGATGATTAATATTTTGTGAAAGTACTAGTAGAAGTTGATAGCCTATGCGGCCAAGTCGTCAGCAAAATCCTCCTGACTTCCTTCCAAGATACTCGAAGTGTCCGAATGATTCTCATTGTAATCACGCCAGTTATCGTCCACAACCTGGATAGAATTTTCCTCAACTTTATCCATCACTCCTTGATTCGGCctaaatcacaattttcagatttccatcAAAATCATCCACTTACATAGTATTCTTTGTAGACCCCACAAGTGCTCGATTTTTGATCGCATCCTCTTCACAATCCTTTCGATAAAATGGAAGACAGTCTTCACCAATTTTATCCGGAATCTCATCATTTTCCGTAAGCTCGATATCCTTGGAATCCACGATTGTCATTCCAATCTGAACTTGAAGTTAggtaaaaaacttgaaaaaggtTATTCTTACGTAGAAATTCTTATCGATGACGTAGTTCAACTCGAAATCATCGTCGTCCTCTCCCATCGGATTCAGCAGGATTTCGGCGACTTTCATCCATCCCACAATGAAGATGAATTGAAATGAGGTCAGCAGTGGGAAGAAGTAATCaatctgaaacagaaaattttctaatatttagatcaaaaaatatgtgtCGGGAGGGAACAGTTTGAGGATTTACATCTGCACACCGTAGTTTATTCTACGCTATTTTGCTCAACATGGTGCGAAGTGGCAGTTATTtggaagcagccgacacatTCGAGGTTCTGCGTCGCACTATCCATGCGGATGCATAGCGGTGTTAGTGTCGGCTGAATCCGATTCCGATATTAGTTTCTCATGAAAAAGCTCGTCTCATATCAGTTGGGCGCAATGTaggaaaaaagattaaaacttaaaaaaaaaaataacacacCGCATGGTGATCACTCAAATCGAGGTGTTGCCTTGTGAACAGACAGACCAGGAAGTAGAATCGAACAGCAAGAAACACAGCCTGAGGGTACGCCAATGGAATCGGAATGAAGTCTCCGTTTCGCAAAAGTGTCAGTTTCACTTGCCAATCGTTGATCACATTCCATGCATTCATGAATTGAGGgtttgaattcaatttctgaaattaaaaagataatcaaggtaggcaggcattcaGGCAGTAAACCTCACCTCAGTCCGAAGAATCGAAAAAGCCCagttaatcgg containing:
- the best-25 gene encoding Bestrophin homolog 25 (Partially confirmed by transcript evidence); its protein translation is MHKVHIIYSRIFQMTVTYNRAVSTESIHNFVSIMSYWHGSLVKSIWKEYAIWIVLYHLILFIYRVVMPIFGWADYCKKVIENWTPHQDMTIPLEFLLGFFVTTVIDRWRKAFQNIPYIEICAFAVAAAIPGRIRIINKKQNEVRAPGGQDLRDVPAVEVNHPVQRGPEAPAAALPMPGAPERPAVALPMPGAPEGPAAIQQPSVDVKLTARRTIIRYLVLSQILLFREISTKVKKRFVDLKCLVDSKFLTDEELKILSKEVKCDHYDSYFLPINWAFSILQEHKVKSNPEFINAWNVIRDWQVKLSLLRNGDFIPIPLAYPQAVFLAIRFYFLVCLFTRQHLDMDDKKSIDYYFPLMTSLQFIFIVGWMKVAEILLNPMGEDDDDFELNNIIDKNLYIGLAIVDTECGKHPEIVKDTIGKDCLPFYPQNDDDNERNRALVGSTKNINLSGRSDTPAASPSVFYVNINVKVENPTPVIVDGARPPPSPPALPPALPNPNEPPPPPPPAEALRADQPRHSLIHEVGAQADPAEANGAQALSPVLPNPNERADEHGHSPVIDNEAQPSPPPAEANRAPIPNQQPQVNGNAAPASPRQAKVPDDPH
- the best-10 gene encoding Bestrophin homolog (Confirmed by transcript evidence), which translates into the protein MKVAEILLNPMGEDDDDFELNYVIDKNFYIGMTIVDSKDIELTENDEIPDKIGEDCLPFYRKDCEEDAIKNRALVGSTKNTMPNQGVMDKVEENSIQVVDDNWRDYNENHSDTSSILEGSQEDFADDLAA
- the best-10 gene encoding Bestrophin homolog (Confirmed by transcript evidence), with product MTITYYRAVSTESISNFLKIIRHWHGSLAKSVWQEFLFWLFPYYVVCAVYRCVLPIIGWDDQFKKFVEILSTHQDMYIPLEFMLGFFVTTVIDRWRKSFQNIPYIESCAFAVSAALPGHGALEVSAAGMDTKLTARRTIIRYLVLSQILLFREFSVKVKKRFVDLRSLVDSKFLTENELTELSEELKTKRYDSYILPINWAFSILRTEKLNSNPQFMNAWNVINDWQVKLTLLRNGDFIPIPLAYPQAVFLAVRFYFLVCLFTRQHLDLSDHHAIDYFFPLLTSFQFIFIVGWMKVAEILLNPMGEDDDDFELNYVIDKNFYIGMTIVDSKDIELTENDEIPDKIGEDCLPFYRKDCEEDAIKNRALVGSTKNTMPNQGVMDKVEENSIQVVDDNWRDYNENHSDTSSILEGSQEDFADDLAA